The Mangrovibacterium diazotrophicum DNA window ATTCTTGGGTAAGCTTAGGTTGCGCGGCACCTACAATTAAAGGGGTGTAGTCAATCGTTTCAAGCAATTCTGAAAAATAAATAATACTTCCATCTTTTGGTTTTAGAATATGAGCATGGTTATTTACCCAATACTTCCCTGATGCAATAAACGCTAAGCGTTTACTTCTTGACAATAGATTTGCACCATCTTCACCGATAAGAATTGTCTCTTCATCAAAGAGAAAATTATCGACTTTATCAATTACCCCAGACGCTCCATAATAGTCATAAATGTGTTCTGTCATATCTCCTCTTTCCACAGAGCTTAAAGGAATCCTACGATGGTTCAGATTATCAAGGACATGTTTAATTTTTACCACCTTCCAATTTTCAGGAATTTCGCCCAACCATTCAATTCCACTATCCTTATATTTCTCGTATCGTTTCATTACGCCAGTAAGTCTTTTAAAAGGTCAACAATTCCTTTTTCACCGCTTTCCGGGTTACCATATTCAAGGATTTTAATGTCTTCGGCAATGGTTTCGGAGCTTTCCAATCCTTTGTACTGGTAGAAATACTTGGTGAAGTTGATTTCGTAACCAATCCTGGTTTTGTCTATGTCAATCCACGCATCGGGTACATGGGGCAGTACTTCTGCATTAAAGTAGTCGTCAATATCGGCCGTTAAAGGCACGTTTTCCTTGTCGCGTTTTTTGCTGTCGGGTTTTGGGTTACCGCTTTTATCGGTTTGCACGCGGCCTTTTTTGTCGCGCAGCGGTTGTTCAATGGTTAACTGGTAGTAACCAAAGTGGTCGTTATCGAATATTTTGCAGTATTCGCCTTCTTCAAACTGCTCGTACAGTTCGGTAATTTGTGCAATATACTGGTCGTCGATTTGGTTTCGCTTGTTGCCCAAACTCTTTTTCATAGGATTGGCAAATAGGTACTCCACCTTTTTACTCCCGTTGGTACCTTTTTCGATGTTGGCCGCTGCATTAATCAACTGCACCTTTCCTTTGCGTCTGGCCTCCTTTTTATTGGTAATAAACCAAATGTAGGTGTTAATGCCGGTGTTGTAGAAAAGGTCTTTGGGCAGCGCCACAATACAATCGAGCCAGTCGTTCTCGATAATCCACTTACGAATTTCACTTTCGCCGCTTCCGGCATCGCCAGTAAACAGGGGCGAACCGTTGGTAACAACCCCAATGCGGCTGCCTTCGCGTTCCATTTTGGAAATCATGTGTTGCAGGAATAAGAGCTGGCCGTCGCTGGTGCGCGGCAGTCCGGCATAGAAACGCCCGGCAGGGTTTAAGGCTTCATTTCGGATAAATTTCTCGTCCTTCTTCCAGGTTACGCCATAAGGCGGGTTCGCCATCATGTAGTGGAAGTGTTTTCCCACAAACTGGTCTTCGGAAAAGGAGTTGCCGTGTTTGATGTTGTTGGCATCTTCACCGGTAATTAAGGCTTCTGATTTAGCAATGGCAAATGATTGTTCGTTAATTTCCTGCCCGTAGGTTTTAATCACCGGTTTATGGTCGCTGCTACCGAACAGGGCGTCTTCGATGTACTTTTTACCCAAGTTTACCATACCACCAGTACCACAAGCGGGGTCGTAAATGGTACGAATGATTCCGGGCTGGCTGAGTTCGGCAATTTCTGGCGCAAAAATGATGGCGTTCATCAAGGCAATTACATCGCGTGGGGTAAAGTGTTCCCCGGCAGTTTCGTTGCTTTGTTCGTTCGATATACGGATGAGTTCTTCAAACACATAACCCATGCCGTGATTGTCAATCTTGTCGGTATTTAGGTTTACCCGACAGATCGCATCAATCATTTCATAAAGCAGCTTGTTTTTAATCAGGCGGGCAACGATTTTATCGAACTGGAAGTTGTCGAGGATGTCACGTACATCAGGGTTAAAACCATTCAGGTAGTTATTGAAGTTAATCTCGATGTTGCGCGGGTCGTCTTTCAACGAATTGAGGGTATGTTTCGAAGTATTGTAAAACTTCAAACCTCCGGCAGCTTTACGCAAAATGGGGTCGAGTTTATCCTCTGCTACTTTATCGTGAAAGTTGTTGTAGGCATCGCGAACCTTTTGGTTCACGGGTTCCAGGATGCAATCGAGTCGGCGAATCACCACAAAGGGGAGGAGTACGTCGCCGATTTCATTTTTCTTGAAAGCATCACGCAAAACATCATCTGTAATTCTCCAGATGAATCCTACTTCGACTTTATTATTGTTATTTATTTCGTTGCTCATAGTATGCTTTTATTTTCTCTTTTATTGACACTGCAAAGATAGTTTTAATGTGTGCGGTGGAAGTGCATAGGTTAATTTAAAAGTCGGTTTACAATTAAAGCCGATTCAGTTCCATTTAAATATAGCCTGTAATACCTGTCATTTTGCCCTTGCTTATCTAATTGCCTTTCTGCTTCTATTCTGATCTCTGTCAACCTCTTAATTAATTTACTATGTTTTTTATCAGATGTGATTCTCGGCATCGTATTTAGCAGAGAGTGGTACTGCGCTTGTAAATTAAAATCATTATCATTTCTAATCTTTTTTTGATTGGAAACCGAAAAAATAGCAAACCCATGTTCTGAATTTCCAAAATGATAGTTTTTTAATATTCTTCTTTGGTGAGTATGTTCAAAGATTACAGTAGAACGGTGCACTAATAAGATCTCTACATTGATTGAATAACCTCTTAATTTTTGAATACTATCAGTAATATTCTTTACTATCCGTAATCTGAATGTTTCATTTTCAAACTTTCTGGAGCTTTCTAAGACAAATAGAATATCAAAGGATGCTAGGAGCACATCCGGTAAAATGCAGTCAAAATATCTGACCATGTTAGCAACTCCTACATTTTCCGTGCGCTCCTCATTGGAAAATAGATTTCTGTCTACAATTACAGTACTGTTTGACCTCTCTGATTTAAAACTATTTAAAACAAATCCATACCCTTTTAGAACACCGTCTTTACACTGAATTAGCTCATCTTTTTCAAAATCAAAGTCGATTTCAAAATCCTGAATATCTGATAGTTTACGGGAGGAATAGATTTGAATGCCATATTGAGAACCTAATTCATTTGCCTTGTCTTCATCGATATCCAAAATAAATATTCCAAAGGGGTGATCAACCATTGTTGCTGTATTATCCGCGAACTGAAATTGGTCACCGAAAGCAGACGGTCTCTTAATCGCATCATTTTCGTGATACAAGAGAAACAAAAAGCTTTCCTCGTTATCATCACCTTCTAGTTCTCTGTCCAAAGTAGCCTGATCGATATTTAAATAAATGTTCGCTTGGGTTCCAATTATTTTTTTCCAATTTGGGTACTCGCCAGAATCAAAGATTTCTTCGATTGCTGAAACCTCTGAAAATATATTAATCATCTTACATGCCTGTTTAATTTCAACATTTCCTTAGTAGAGTTGGTCGCAACATTTGTAAATCCACCATCAAAACTTCTATCGAATTTACCCTCAGCCGTATAATTCATTTGATAAGGGCCTTCGGTAAGATGGAAGTAGTAAACTGTAAAAGGATTGGGGTTTGTTTCCTGGGTGGTAAATAAGCCATTTTTTAGCCCAAGAACCTGGGTGCGTCGTATAATGTATTCAGAATGCGTTTCTACAATGAATTTTATACCAAATTCATCATTAATCTCAAAAAAGAAATCTGCAAGTTCGCTTTGTAGAGCAGGATGCAGGTTTAACTCGGGTTCTTCGACTATCAGGTTAATGCCTTTGGTTTCTGCTTTGAAGTGACGGAGCATGGTTGCTATTTTGAAAAACAGCTGCATTAATTGAAGTGAGCCCATGCCCATATCTGCCAAATGTGTTTCAACATCGCCATTTTTTATGAAGCACTCGTATGCTTCTCCTGAAATGAAATTAATGTCGAATGTGTCGCCGATTTCAA harbors:
- a CDS encoding type I restriction-modification system subunit M — its product is MSNEINNNNKVEVGFIWRITDDVLRDAFKKNEIGDVLLPFVVIRRLDCILEPVNQKVRDAYNNFHDKVAEDKLDPILRKAAGGLKFYNTSKHTLNSLKDDPRNIEINFNNYLNGFNPDVRDILDNFQFDKIVARLIKNKLLYEMIDAICRVNLNTDKIDNHGMGYVFEELIRISNEQSNETAGEHFTPRDVIALMNAIIFAPEIAELSQPGIIRTIYDPACGTGGMVNLGKKYIEDALFGSSDHKPVIKTYGQEINEQSFAIAKSEALITGEDANNIKHGNSFSEDQFVGKHFHYMMANPPYGVTWKKDEKFIRNEALNPAGRFYAGLPRTSDGQLLFLQHMISKMEREGSRIGVVTNGSPLFTGDAGSGESEIRKWIIENDWLDCIVALPKDLFYNTGINTYIWFITNKKEARRKGKVQLINAAANIEKGTNGSKKVEYLFANPMKKSLGNKRNQIDDQYIAQITELYEQFEEGEYCKIFDNDHFGYYQLTIEQPLRDKKGRVQTDKSGNPKPDSKKRDKENVPLTADIDDYFNAEVLPHVPDAWIDIDKTRIGYEINFTKYFYQYKGLESSETIAEDIKILEYGNPESGEKGIVDLLKDLLA